In Perca fluviatilis chromosome 11, GENO_Pfluv_1.0, whole genome shotgun sequence, the following proteins share a genomic window:
- the LOC120569097 gene encoding discoidin domain-containing receptor 2-like isoform X2, which yields MKVQQISHHVVFILLAAAVRSQVNPEICRYPLGMTSGQIQDEDISASSQWSESTAARFGRLDLDNGDGDGAWCPDIMSEPDGLKEYLQVDLRSLHFITLVGTQGRHADGMGNEFAQRYRIMYSRDGSEWVGWHDRKGRQVIEGNRNAYDVVLKDLEPPIIARFVRFMPVTDHSMIVCMRVELYGCEWLDGLMSYSIPDGHQMIYRGLDVYFNDSVYDGASADRLTKGLGQLTDGTWGLDDFLHSHIYAMWPGYDYVGWNNKSLPKGYVEMIFEFDHVRNFTSMKVHCNNMFSRGVRMFRQATCYFRSGSDWEADPVTFRPTVDRTSQSARFVTVSLGDRTASAIKCRFHFSDVWMLFSEVAFQSGSAVYNTSPTATKHPTNTPPGDDPTHKLDDSNTRILIGCLVAIIAILLAIIVITLWRQVWQKMLEKASRRLLDDELTARLAVQTQAFSSHHSSLSSESGFTSNFTYERIFPLCSDYQEPSRLIRKLPEFAQSTEHLGPSTSCRALAASGADGAPHYAEADIISLQESSDSSTYSITAVDMTLFAGTDSSMREFPRHKLTFKEKLGEGQFGEVHLCEAEGMQDFLDEDLSIEGNDESPLLVAVKTLREDANKNARNDFLKEIRIMSRLRDPNIVRLLAVCVDTDPLCMITEYMENGDLNQFLCNLRLKEAADEDKTEQEEKEGESMVSYSKLIGMAVQIASGMKYLSSLNFVHRDLATRNCLVGKNYTIKIADFGMSRNLYRGDYYRIQGRAVLPIRWMSWESILLGKFTMASDVWAFGVTLWEILTLCKKQPYSQLSDEQVIENTGEYFRDQGKQVYLPKPPCCPDRVYNDLMLSCWRRNAKQRPSFQEIHTQLMESLA from the exons ATGAAGGTTCAACAGATCTCACACCATGTTGTCTTTATCCTGCTGGCTGCTGCTGTACGATCTCAAGTCAACCCAG AAATCTGTCGATATCCTCTCGGTATGACCAGTGGGCAGATTCAGGACGAGGACATCTCTGCCTCCAGTCAGTGGTCTGAGTCAACTGCTGCAAGATTTGGCAG ACTTGACTTAGACAACGGAGACGGTGACGGGGCCTGGTGTCCTGACATCATGTCAGAGCCGGACGGCCTCAAAGAGTATCTCCAGGTGGACCTGCGTTCACTACACTTCATCACGCTGGTGGGCACCCAAGGTCGCCACGCCGACGGCATGGGTAATGAGTTTGCCCAGCGATACAGGATCATGTACAGCCGCGACGGCAGCGAGTGGGTGGGCTGGCATGATAGGAAGGGAAGGCAG GTCATTGAGGGGAACAGGAATGCGTATGATGTGGTGCTAAAGGATCTGGAGCCTCCCATCATAGCTCGTTTTGTCCGCTTTATGCCTGTGACAGACCACTCCATGATCGTGTGTATGAGAGTGGAGCTCTACGGCTGTGAATGGCTGG ATGGCCTGATGTCTTATAGCATTCCAGATGGGCACCAAATGATCTACAGAGGCCTGGATGTCTACTTTAATGACTCTGTGTATGATGGAGCATCAGCTGATAG ACTGACAAAGGGCCTCGGTCAGCTGACGGATGGCACCTGGGGTCTGGATGATTTTCTCCACAGCCACATATACGCCATGTGGCCAGGGTACGACTACGTGGGCTGGAACAACAAGAGCCTCCCCAAAGGTTACGTGGAGATGATTTTTGAGTTTGATCACGTCCGAAACTTCACATCCATGAAG GTTCACTGTAATAACATGTTTAGCCGAGGGGTGAGGATGTTCAGACAGGCCACCTGTTACTTCCGGTCAGGATCAGACTGGGAGGCTGACCCGGTGACATTCAGGCCCACTGTCGACCGCACGAGCCAAAGCGCCCGTTTTGTCACTGTGTCCCTCGGGGACCGCACAGCCAGCGCCATCAAATGCCGTTTCCACTTCAGTGATGTTTGGATGCTCTTCAGTGAGGTGGCCTTCCAGTCAG GCTCAGCAGTGTACAACACATCTCCGACTGCTACCAAACACCCCACAAACACACCGCCAG GAGATGATCCTACTCATAAATTGGATGACAGCAATACCAGGATCCTGATTGGCTGCTTGGTGGCTATCATCGCCATCTTATTGGCTATCATAGTCATCACCCTGTGGAGGCAGGTCTGGCAAAAGATGCTTGAGAAG GCATCCCGCCGCCTGCTGGATGATGAACTCACAGCTCGTCTTGCGGTCCAGACCCAGGCCTTCTCCTCCCACCACTCCTCTCTGTCCAGCGAGAGTGGCTTCACCTCCAACTTCACCTATGAGAGAATCTTCCCCCTCTGCTCCGACTACCAGGAGCCTTCCCGCCTTATCCGGAAACTACCCGAGTTTGCTCAGTCCACTGAACACCTCG GACCGAGCACCTCCTGTAGAGCCCTCGCAGCCAGTGGTGCAGACGGTGCCCCCCACTATGCGGAGGCAGACATCATCAGCCTCCAGGAGTCTTCAGACAGCAGCACCTACTCCATCACAGCTGTCGACATGACTCTTTTTGCTGGCACAGATTCATCCATGAGAGAGTTCCCCAGACACAAGCTCACGTTCAAGGAGAAACTGGGAGAGGGCCAGTTTGGAGAA GTGCACTTGTGTGAGGCAGAGGGCATGCAGGACTTTTTGGATGAGGATTTGTCTATAGAGGGAAACGATGAGTCACCCCTGCTGGTTGCTGTGAAAACACTGCGGGAAGATGCCAACAAGAATGCAAG GAATGACTTCCTGAAGGAGATCCGAATCATGTCTCGCCTGAGGGACCCCAACATTGTTCGTCTGCTGGCGGTGTGTGTGGACACAGACCCACTGTGTATGATCACTGAGTACATGGAAAATGGAGACCTGAACCAGTTCCTCTGCAATCTCAGACTGAAAGAGGCTGCTGATGAAGACAAGACAGAACAAGAGGAAAAAGAGGGGGAGAGTATGGTCAG TTATAGTAAACTCATTGGCATGGCTGTGCAGATTGCATCTGGAATGAAGTACTTGTCCTCTCTCAACTTTGTCCACCGTGATCTGGCGACACGCAACTGCCTGGTGGGTAAGAACTACACCATAAAGATAGCTGATTTTGGCATGAGTCGGAACCTGTATAGAGGGGACTACTACAGGATCCAGGGCCGGGCCGTCCTGCCCATTCGCTGGATGTCCTGGGAGAGCATCCTACTG GGTAAATTCACCATGGCCAGTGACGTGTGGGCATTTGGTGTGACTCTGTGGGAGATTCTGACTCTGTGTAAGAAGCAGCCCTACTCCCAGCTCTCTGACGAGCAGGTCATTGAAAACACCGGCGAGTACTTCAGGGACCAGGGCAAGCAG GTGTACCTGCCAAAGCCTCCCTGTTGTCCTGACAGAGTCTACAATGATCTCATGCTGAGCTGCTGGAGGAGGAACGCCAAGCAGAGGCCGAGCTTTCAAGAGATACACACTCAGCTGATGGAGAGCCTGGCGTAA
- the LOC120569097 gene encoding discoidin domain-containing receptor 2-like isoform X1 — MKVQQISHHVVFILLAAAVRSQVNPEICRYPLGMTSGQIQDEDISASSQWSESTAARFGRLDLDNGDGDGAWCPDIMSEPDGLKEYLQVDLRSLHFITLVGTQGRHADGMGNEFAQRYRIMYSRDGSEWVGWHDRKGRQVIEGNRNAYDVVLKDLEPPIIARFVRFMPVTDHSMIVCMRVELYGCEWLDGLMSYSIPDGHQMIYRGLDVYFNDSVYDGASADRLTKGLGQLTDGTWGLDDFLHSHIYAMWPGYDYVGWNNKSLPKGYVEMIFEFDHVRNFTSMKVHCNNMFSRGVRMFRQATCYFRSGSDWEADPVTFRPTVDRTSQSARFVTVSLGDRTASAIKCRFHFSDVWMLFSEVAFQSGSAVYNTSPTATKHPTNTPPALIWLGDDPTHKLDDSNTRILIGCLVAIIAILLAIIVITLWRQVWQKMLEKASRRLLDDELTARLAVQTQAFSSHHSSLSSESGFTSNFTYERIFPLCSDYQEPSRLIRKLPEFAQSTEHLGPSTSCRALAASGADGAPHYAEADIISLQESSDSSTYSITAVDMTLFAGTDSSMREFPRHKLTFKEKLGEGQFGEVHLCEAEGMQDFLDEDLSIEGNDESPLLVAVKTLREDANKNARNDFLKEIRIMSRLRDPNIVRLLAVCVDTDPLCMITEYMENGDLNQFLCNLRLKEAADEDKTEQEEKEGESMVSYSKLIGMAVQIASGMKYLSSLNFVHRDLATRNCLVGKNYTIKIADFGMSRNLYRGDYYRIQGRAVLPIRWMSWESILLGKFTMASDVWAFGVTLWEILTLCKKQPYSQLSDEQVIENTGEYFRDQGKQVYLPKPPCCPDRVYNDLMLSCWRRNAKQRPSFQEIHTQLMESLA, encoded by the exons ATGAAGGTTCAACAGATCTCACACCATGTTGTCTTTATCCTGCTGGCTGCTGCTGTACGATCTCAAGTCAACCCAG AAATCTGTCGATATCCTCTCGGTATGACCAGTGGGCAGATTCAGGACGAGGACATCTCTGCCTCCAGTCAGTGGTCTGAGTCAACTGCTGCAAGATTTGGCAG ACTTGACTTAGACAACGGAGACGGTGACGGGGCCTGGTGTCCTGACATCATGTCAGAGCCGGACGGCCTCAAAGAGTATCTCCAGGTGGACCTGCGTTCACTACACTTCATCACGCTGGTGGGCACCCAAGGTCGCCACGCCGACGGCATGGGTAATGAGTTTGCCCAGCGATACAGGATCATGTACAGCCGCGACGGCAGCGAGTGGGTGGGCTGGCATGATAGGAAGGGAAGGCAG GTCATTGAGGGGAACAGGAATGCGTATGATGTGGTGCTAAAGGATCTGGAGCCTCCCATCATAGCTCGTTTTGTCCGCTTTATGCCTGTGACAGACCACTCCATGATCGTGTGTATGAGAGTGGAGCTCTACGGCTGTGAATGGCTGG ATGGCCTGATGTCTTATAGCATTCCAGATGGGCACCAAATGATCTACAGAGGCCTGGATGTCTACTTTAATGACTCTGTGTATGATGGAGCATCAGCTGATAG ACTGACAAAGGGCCTCGGTCAGCTGACGGATGGCACCTGGGGTCTGGATGATTTTCTCCACAGCCACATATACGCCATGTGGCCAGGGTACGACTACGTGGGCTGGAACAACAAGAGCCTCCCCAAAGGTTACGTGGAGATGATTTTTGAGTTTGATCACGTCCGAAACTTCACATCCATGAAG GTTCACTGTAATAACATGTTTAGCCGAGGGGTGAGGATGTTCAGACAGGCCACCTGTTACTTCCGGTCAGGATCAGACTGGGAGGCTGACCCGGTGACATTCAGGCCCACTGTCGACCGCACGAGCCAAAGCGCCCGTTTTGTCACTGTGTCCCTCGGGGACCGCACAGCCAGCGCCATCAAATGCCGTTTCCACTTCAGTGATGTTTGGATGCTCTTCAGTGAGGTGGCCTTCCAGTCAG GCTCAGCAGTGTACAACACATCTCCGACTGCTACCAAACACCCCACAAACACACCGCCAG CTCTCATCTGGCTAGGAGATGATCCTACTCATAAATTGGATGACAGCAATACCAGGATCCTGATTGGCTGCTTGGTGGCTATCATCGCCATCTTATTGGCTATCATAGTCATCACCCTGTGGAGGCAGGTCTGGCAAAAGATGCTTGAGAAG GCATCCCGCCGCCTGCTGGATGATGAACTCACAGCTCGTCTTGCGGTCCAGACCCAGGCCTTCTCCTCCCACCACTCCTCTCTGTCCAGCGAGAGTGGCTTCACCTCCAACTTCACCTATGAGAGAATCTTCCCCCTCTGCTCCGACTACCAGGAGCCTTCCCGCCTTATCCGGAAACTACCCGAGTTTGCTCAGTCCACTGAACACCTCG GACCGAGCACCTCCTGTAGAGCCCTCGCAGCCAGTGGTGCAGACGGTGCCCCCCACTATGCGGAGGCAGACATCATCAGCCTCCAGGAGTCTTCAGACAGCAGCACCTACTCCATCACAGCTGTCGACATGACTCTTTTTGCTGGCACAGATTCATCCATGAGAGAGTTCCCCAGACACAAGCTCACGTTCAAGGAGAAACTGGGAGAGGGCCAGTTTGGAGAA GTGCACTTGTGTGAGGCAGAGGGCATGCAGGACTTTTTGGATGAGGATTTGTCTATAGAGGGAAACGATGAGTCACCCCTGCTGGTTGCTGTGAAAACACTGCGGGAAGATGCCAACAAGAATGCAAG GAATGACTTCCTGAAGGAGATCCGAATCATGTCTCGCCTGAGGGACCCCAACATTGTTCGTCTGCTGGCGGTGTGTGTGGACACAGACCCACTGTGTATGATCACTGAGTACATGGAAAATGGAGACCTGAACCAGTTCCTCTGCAATCTCAGACTGAAAGAGGCTGCTGATGAAGACAAGACAGAACAAGAGGAAAAAGAGGGGGAGAGTATGGTCAG TTATAGTAAACTCATTGGCATGGCTGTGCAGATTGCATCTGGAATGAAGTACTTGTCCTCTCTCAACTTTGTCCACCGTGATCTGGCGACACGCAACTGCCTGGTGGGTAAGAACTACACCATAAAGATAGCTGATTTTGGCATGAGTCGGAACCTGTATAGAGGGGACTACTACAGGATCCAGGGCCGGGCCGTCCTGCCCATTCGCTGGATGTCCTGGGAGAGCATCCTACTG GGTAAATTCACCATGGCCAGTGACGTGTGGGCATTTGGTGTGACTCTGTGGGAGATTCTGACTCTGTGTAAGAAGCAGCCCTACTCCCAGCTCTCTGACGAGCAGGTCATTGAAAACACCGGCGAGTACTTCAGGGACCAGGGCAAGCAG GTGTACCTGCCAAAGCCTCCCTGTTGTCCTGACAGAGTCTACAATGATCTCATGCTGAGCTGCTGGAGGAGGAACGCCAAGCAGAGGCCGAGCTTTCAAGAGATACACACTCAGCTGATGGAGAGCCTGGCGTAA